A stretch of DNA from Caretta caretta isolate rCarCar2 chromosome 24, rCarCar1.hap1, whole genome shotgun sequence:
CGATGGAGAAAAGGAGGAACAGGGTAGGGAAGCAACTTGCCCCAGCATCCCACAGCGAGTCAGGgtgagagctgggaatggaacccaggagtcctggctccaagtcCCCACCAGCTCTAATCACTGATCCCACTCCCCCCcgagagctgggaagagaacccaggagtcctggctcataCTCACACCCCCACCCTCCGCTAAGCTCTAGGTCCTActctgctcccagagctgggactggaacccaggagtccgggctctgATCACTGAACTCTCTGCCTCTGGGAGAGGAGAGCACTCGGTATCTTTGGGGAGAGCTCAGAGGTATGAGGTACAGCTGAGGGCGTCGGGGGTGAGGAGAAACTGCAGCCAATGCACAGCCCGGCTGGACTCCGCCCTGCACGGTCCCTTCCGCGCTGCGATGCGCAGGCCTGGGAGATGCCAGCAGCACGGAACGAGGTTTCACCCCCGCAGCgcgggagccagggctgggttcttcggGAAGCGGGTCCCGtgctggggagggcgggggccGGGGGAAGCGGAGGCGAGGCGAGCCCCACCGGGGCTGTTGTCTGGGAGTCTTCACGGTGACGCGGCAGGACCATGGGAGGGCGAGGGGTCCGAAAGCAGCAGGCAGGGGGGCGAGCGGCTCTAGAGCAGGACACAGTCCGACTCCTGCTTATGTCTGTGCCTGCGTTccccggccggccggccggctgGCTGAGCTCTCCCCTGAAATCAAGGAGACGAAAAAGCAGCTGCTACCTTCAGCGATCTCAGGGTGCTTTTCAGACcagtcccattcccccccccgccccccgccccaataTCCTCTCCTAGGAGGAAGCGATGGAAGCAAAGAGAGGGGGAGTGACTTGGCACGTGGCCTTGGCGCAGCCAGGGTTGGAACCTGGGggtcctggggccagccccctctCTAATCATTAGGCAATACTCCTCCCAGAGCTAGGCATCTGAGTCAATGGGCCCCAGTTTCCAGGTCTCTCCCCTGGCACCCTCCACAGGcttgggaacagaagccaggcGCCCGGCCTCACTTCCAGGCTCCAGTCGCTGTCCTGAGAGatgcagctgctgcaggagaggCTTTGGAGTTAGATTCCCATGCAAAGCCACAGATCCCTGATCCGCCCGCTGCCACGGAGCAAAGGCCTGCGGGCCGCGGCTAAGCCGTGGCGAGGAGGAGACAGAACTGCACAGGACAAAGTCGCTGTCCCAGCGCCACCGAGAGTGACCGGCGCGTCGGCCCCACACAAGGGGGAAGACTGGCCTGACCAGAAGAGGGATGCTCGGGCTGAGCTGGGCAACTCCTGGGTGGGAGGGTTAAAGGGAGGCTGGAATggacccaccctgccccaccacGCACGGGGCACGGGTTTGAGTTTCCCTCGCCCTAGGCGGGTGcgaccccacagcaccccctgctggctggTCTCGGAGCAGCGCTGACAGGCTCTCCAGGATCCCGGAGGAAGCAAGGTCCTcatggcaggggagtgggagggggctgcaatGTATTCTGGGAGGGAGGCCAGGGCCCATTACCTGCGCGGGAGGCGCTGCTGGCTGCTGGTGATGCTGGTAttcctcctgctgcagctggcGTGCAAGCTCTAGGTCGCTCAGGGCAGAGGGgccctgctgctgttgctgcaagGACAGGGCGATCATGTAGTCCTGGGGGCaagtgggggtggtggggagagacGTGGTCAGTGCTGGGACTCCCAGGGAGCGAGACACACGGAAGAAGAGATCTCATACCCCAGAGGGTCCCGAAGCCCGACACTAATTGTGCACATACAGGATCACTCGCCCAGCACTGggacgcagccacctctggggagcaaCGCCGCAACCATTTAGTGACGGTGCTGCAAAACGCTTGGGGGCAGGAACGAGAGACAAGTCGCTGAAGGGGTACGTCAGTCTCAACAGGCCTCTGCATGAATTCACTTAGCAGTGATTATCTGGGAGGCCTGGCTCCCAGCgtcaccctgctctaaccactagactacatTGCCCTAAAGATAAGGATCCTGCTACAGTAGATACCGATTCCTGGAGGTGATACATTTCAGTCAGAAGAGCAGGGGAGCTACAAATTCCATTCTCTAGGCCACATATCCTGTCTGGAGctggaaagagaacccaggagtcccagctcccagtcccctttGCTGTACCTACTAGGCCACATTCCCCTCCTCTAGCTggaaaggaacccaggagtcctgaagcccagccccctctgctcgaACCGCTCAGATATGCTACTGTAACTAACCACCTCCCAGCGCAGTCAGGCCTCTGCTGAGCCATTTGTTTCCTACCTGGTCCACCTGCCTCTGCTCCTGGGGGGAGCTGCCGGCCGCCTCCTTCCCCAGGGTGTGGCTCAGGTGGAACTCGGCGTCACAGAAGCAGCTGTCCCCATCCACGTTGTGCAGGCTCTCCCAGGTCACCTTCTCCTCCTGCAGGAAGCCCTGGTCCGTGACCAGCAGGTACAGGTGGCCCTGTGGAGAGATGAGTAAGAGACAGCGTCCCCTTGAGAGCCCTCAGAGGGTGGGCAGAGCGGCAGCCTGTGATCCACTAGGGCACAGAGACAACACCCCCTGGGGACGTCGCAATCAAGGGGAACCATCACCCCACCTCTAGTGGGGCACACAAGCCTCCATGCAAGGCAGGAAAGGAACctagatgggaacctgggaggcagtgaccaagagatggtcaagttcaggatcctgacacaaggaagaaaggaaagcagcagaatacggaccctggacttcagaaaagcagactgactccctcagggaactgatgggcaggatcccctgggagaataacatgagggggaaaggagtccaggagagctggctgtattttaaagaatccttactgaggttacagggacaaaccatcccgatgtgtagaaagaatagtaaatatggcagacgaccagcttggcttaacagtgaaatccttgctgctcttaaatacaaaaaagaagcttacaagaagtggaagattggacaaatgaccagggatgagtataaaactATTGCTCGgacttgcaggagtgaaatcaggaaggccaaatcacacctggagttgcagctagcaagagatgttaagagtaacaagaagggtttcttcaggtatgttagcaacaagaagaaagtcaaagaaagtgaatgagggaggcaatctagtgacagaggatgtggaaaaagctaacgtactcagtgctttttttgcctctgtcttcacgaacaaggtcagctccctgactactgcactgggcagcacagcatggggaggaggtgaccagccctctgtggagaaagaagtggttagggactattaagaaaagctggacgagcacaagtccatggggccggatgcgctgcatccgagagtgctaaaggagttggcggatgtgattgcagagccattggccgttatctttgaaaactcatggcgatcgggggaagtcccggacgactggaaaaaggctaatgtagtgcccatctttaaaaaagggaagaaggagctgggaactgcaggccagtcagcctcacctcagtccctagaaaaatcatggagcaggccctcaaggaatcaattctgaagcacttagaggagaggaaagtgatcaggaacagtcagcattgattcaccaagggcaaatcatgcctgactaatctaattgccttctatgataagataactggctctgtggatgaggggaaagcagtggacgtgttgttccttgactttagcaaagcttttgacacggtctcccacagtattcttgccagcaagttacagaattatgggctggatgaatggactataaggtgggtagaaagttggctagattgtcgggctcaacgggtagtgatcaatggcttcatgtctagttggcagctggtatcaagtggagtgccccaagggtcggtcctggggccagttttgttcaatatcttcattaatgatctggaggatggtgtggattgcaccctcagcaagtttgcagatgacactaaactatgaggagaggtagatacactggaggatagggataggatacagagggatctagacaaattggaggattgggccaaaagaaatctgatgaggttcaacaaggacaagtgcagagtcctgcacttaggacggaagaatcccatgtaccgctgcagactagggaccgaatggctcggcagcagttctgcagaaaaggacctaggggtgacagtggacgagaagctggatatgagtcaacactgtgcccttgttgccaagaaggccaatggcattttgggatgtataggtaggggcattgccagcagatcgagggacgtgatcgttcccctctattcgacattggtgaggcctcatctggagtactgtgtccagttttgggccccacactacaagaaggatgtggaaatattggaaaacgttcagtggagggcaacaaaaatgattaggggactggaacaatgacttatgaggagaggctgagggaactgggattgtttaatctgcggaagagaagaatgaggggggatttgatagctgctttcaactacctgaaagggggttccaaggaggatggacctagactgttctcagtggtagcagatgacagaacaaggagtaatggtctcaagttgcagtgggggaggtttaggttggatattaggaaaaactttttcactaggagggtggtgaaacactggaatgcgttacctagggaggtggtggaatctccttccttagaagtttttaaggtcaggcttgacaatgccctggctgggatgatttgattggggattggactagatgacctcctgaggtcccttccaaccctgatattctatgattctatgaaagggttAATGGGCTACTGCAGGCCCAAATAGAgacattggggaaactgaggcacggctgCCACAAATGCTGCAACAGGCCATAAAGGGCTGTGATGGGGCagcagctgtgcctcagtttccccagtgtcTCTATTTGGGCCTTCAGTAGCCCACTAACCCTTTCCTGCCTTGTGTGGAGCCTCCCCAGCCACAGAGCCCACATGTGCAAATGCACGCAGCAGCGGTTATGGAAGGCAGAGGTGTGGGTGGAAGGGGCCGGGCTGACCTGGTGCTTGATCATGGTGCTGAAGTGGTTGTTTCTGAAGAAGACACTTAGTTCCCCCTCTTTGACCGCAGCCATGAGCTCGCACAGGCCGTGGTAGGTCAGCTGGGTGGCTGTGGACTCCAGGAACTGCTCGGCGATCAGGCCTGGGGCGGAGAAACAAGGCGTCAGGTGGGGTGCGGGCATGAACTGGGGGGTTAGACCGGCGCTCAGCGTGGGTGCACCGATGATGGGCGTGAAACCGGCTCAACTTGCGCCTACGAATTTACCGACAGTAGCTAAACCGATTTACCAAACCAGAGAGACACAAGGCGGGACAGAAACCAGCGACAcagggaagggaagtgacttgctcagcgTCAGAGCAggcaacagaacccagctctcctgcgtCCAAATCCAGCACCCTACCCACTGGGCCACTCTGCCTAGCGACCCACAGCTTGGGAAGCGAACAAGCTGCAGCCTCACCGAGCAGCGGTAGGAAAACGCATGGGGGGGGTGAGCGGGAAtacctttggggtggggggcaggtgctCTGCTGAGCAGCGGTTTAACTCCCTCCACGCCCGTAGAGGAGTCAGCGTTTGTCCAGGCAGCCAGGGAACGGCTCGGATGCCTCGTCCCCAGCTAAACCTCCTGGCGCAACCCGACGGCCTGTTTGTCTGATGCAGGTGCAACGCAACAAAGGCAGGTCGGGAGAGAACAGGGTTTCAAAGCAACCTGGCAAGGCCTTAAACGGAAACGCAGCCAGGCGCGGGGTGGCTCCTCCCTGAGCTTTTCCCACCTGACGACACTGGGTGGGCTGGTGGaaatggggtgggaggtggagtgTCCCTTAACTGCAGCACCCCCGCGCTCAGCACAGCCAGGCCTCTTAAAGGGTCGGATGCACATCCTCTGATTCCCTGGGGAACCCCAGTTCCTCGCTGCCCGTGACCAAGCCTGTACCCTGGCTATTCTGCACTCCTCCACTGGCACATGGGGGGGTCCCCTGAGGGTGGCACAGGCTCCCATAACCCCTGATTAGGGGAGACTGTACCCACCCCCGTACCAGGGCAGCAGTGAATCTCACTGCAGATCTGAAATCGCTTCCCTCATCAGGCACCTAACGGGGGCGGAGTGCCCTCGTTGTTCCTCCTCTGTTAACAACGTAAAGAGCCCCCAAAAGGCCAGGGGAGCTCTAGCACCCAGGAGGTCCCCCCAGCCGAGGTTTGGGGGCGGGGAGTTGAGCTCTCCAGGGAATGGGGATTTACCTTCGGTGACCAGGTTGGGGTCGCTCGAGTGCTTGCAGGTGATGATCTTCTCCACCAGCTGGTTGTAGCTCAGCTTGCCCACGGCCTGGGCCGCATCCGGACTCTGGAGcagaaagggggtggagggggagaggagacgGCCCAAGGAGCCCGGGGAGGGCTCCAGAGAGGGCTTTTTAAGCAGAAGGGAAAGCACAGGCCTGACCGGTCACTACCCTGCGGCCCCTTTGCGCCCGTGAGGATGGTGCACAGGGAGTTTAATGCCCAGGCAACCTGCCCCTCCGCCCCACAAGGGGACGCTCCCCTCAagcagagccagccctgcccccagtccaGGGATTCTGGCGCCGTCCTGTGCTCTGGCTATCCATTGCCTTGCAAAGCCCCATGGGGGGCCAAAGAACCAGAGGTGCCAGTCAGGGCCATATGGGTGCCCGCTGCCCCTGCACTGGGGCGGTGCAGGGCTGCCTGCCCTCTGTGCCACTGCCAGCAATGGGGCAAACCTGCCCTGGTGTCTCCATTGGTCTTTTAGCTGCACCTTTGGTTTTAAGTTGTAAATGAAAGAGTCAGGAGACTGGGGCCCCTgattattcccagctctgggacagcCGGGCCACCacgctgctcccctgcccccacctctcctGGAAGAAGGCACCCCATCCTTCTGTATGGGGAGAGCTCAGCCACAGTAGCCCGCTCCATCCTTGGCTCTCTGCTGGGCAGCCAACGAGGGCAGCTATTACGTTGGTGGCCTTTTTGGGGTGCAATTCAGACACATCTACTTTGAAAATGGGACCAGAGCCCTGCTCAGGTCACTCAAACagccctggggggcagagtgCTTGGTCACTACCAGCCCGGCTGGATTCGAACTGGCAGCCGACGGGGAAAGAAAGCCTTGCTCTGTTGAAGCCCACAGGAATTTTGCCATCGGCTTCagcgaggccaggatttcacctgcaAAACCCCCGACCCACCCACTCACCCTTGTGTCTCAACATTGGCCCAAACCCTGGCTCTTGGTCCCAGAGATGTTTCTGCTCTTCTCCCACTATCTGGGGGCTGGGCTCGACTTCCTTCTGCAGTCGGGGCCGAAGCTGCCGTCAGCTTGGCCTGACCACACAACATCGCAGAGACAGAATGCACCATCTCCTGCCCAGTTAGACTGGCACCTCCCATGGACCGTCCCCTCCGTTCTTGGAGCTGACGTGGACGCGTGTCACCCCGCTGGGTGGAGTGACGGCCCTTGAACGTGCTCCAAACTCTTCATTTTTCCCCCAGACGTTCCCAGCTACCAGCAGCCATAAGAAGCTGAATTAAGAAGCTCTGGACAGGACTTCAGCTTTGTCACTTCCTAAAAACCCCTCTGAGTTTACACCTGCCTTTGTCCTTGCTCATATAATAACCATATTGCCATCCAGCTCTTTCCGACTGctctttcatcagcagatctctcagcactttgcaatgggaaaactgagtcaaGGGGCGGGgacatgacttgtccaaggtcacccagcagggcagtggTAGAGCTGGAGATGCAACTCAGTGCTACAAGGACCAGTcgagtgctctatccactagatcacactgtctcccccttccctgctccaccccctccacacactggCTCTGGCTTGTATCCATTCAACGCACAGGGTGGACTTTACAACAATGGCACTCACCTGGGGGTCCACCAGCCAGCCGTGGTACAGCGGGACGTTCAGGAGGTCAAAGACGATGCACTCCGGGGTGTACTCGAAGTCGGAGACGCCCGTGAACCTCACGTTCACGTCAAGCCCCGTGGACAGTTTGGGCAAGACCATCATGGCATCGTTGACGTTCTGGAGttgggaaagagagaggagagcaCCTTGTGTAGATAGGAGACAGAGGAGCGGtggcaagggaggggctgggattcCTGCTTTCCTCCTATCCCTGCCTTGTTGGTCTCTTACACCCTGTTGTCACATCGTTCATAAGCACTCCAGAGTGGGAACCGTCCCTCTGTGACTTGTtcgtgcagcacccagcacaacggggccctgatcctcGGCAAGTGTTCCTAGCGGTAACGACTGGGAGTcgggactcttgggttctctttCTGGCCCTGGCCACTCACTTCACCAATCTGTGTCCTCCCAGCGCAGGGACCGTCTCTTGTGAGGCCAGCACAGCATCCagtacaatggggtcccaatCCTGAATCGGGCACTACTATAACTTAAATACTTCCTAGCCCGGCAGCTATGAGACTCAGTCAGGACTTGTCCATGCAGAGACATTAACCAGAGGAGCCATTCCAGAATCGCTCCCCGTGTGGGCACTCCACTCCAGAACACGAGTCACTCTGCCCTAGAACAATCATCACACTTCCAAAGCggagtaattattctggaatgtcacttttattctggaactGAGCATCCACAAGGAGAGCTCCTCCAGGAGAGCTTCTACAGCACTAGTTGGGTCAGTCAATttcctggtgtagacaagccattagtgcttgcaaaatgctttgagcagaggaAAGGCCAGCCTGGATCAGACCTGAGCCCACCTACAGCCCAGTATCCCAACTCCCACAACGGCCAGCTCCAGATGCCTTCGAGGAAGGTGCACAAACCCCACAGGAGGCAGACGTGGGATGACCAGTCTCTCCGAACAGCTCCTCCTAGCCCCTTCAGAGATGGATTTCAACCCTGAAGTTCTATCTCCCTTCCAGTGCTCATTTAGTCAGCACTAACTATTCTAGTTTTGGCTATACTTGTTCTCCATATGGACACCCAACTCCTCTTTGAGACGTGCTATATTTTTGGCCTTAGTGGCCTCCagaagcaaggagttccacaggttaatcacACATCTCCTTTTATTAGCTTAGAATTTACCACCTTTTAATCTCCTCGACTGTCCTCTTGTTCTCATATAAACGAGAGAGAACAGAAGAGCCTGCTCGACATTCTCTGTCCCATTCATCACTGCATATGCTTTTACCATGTCTCCTCTTATTTGCCTCTTCCATAAAGGTAAAACAATCCCAATGTTTCCAATCTCGCTTCATTGGAGAGTCTTTTCAGGCCTCCAGTCATTCTTGCTGCCCCTCTAAACCCCAGGCTAGTTCTGCCCTATGCTTTTGGGGCTGGGGTAGCCAGAACAAGCTGCACAGCTGATCAAAATCCAGACAAGATGCTCGTGTGGGATGGAGGACACAGGTCTGAAAGGGGCCTTCTGGCTCGCTGAGTCCACAGTCCCTTCTAGCACAGACAACCCTGCCGCGGCAGCCCGTTCAGAAACTGATCAAGCTCCATCTTCAGACTAGTTAGGCCACTTTCCCCTCCTATTGGAGGCTGGTCCAGAACCTTCCTCCTCTGGTGGCTACAAACTTGCTTTTAATTTCCAGCCTCCGTTGACTCCTGGCCAGTTTAATCCCCATTTGTCCTTGGGCCAGCGCTCTCCTTTAGCTTCAATGGCTCCTCTCCCTAGTGGAAAGGGCCGTAGAAGCAGAAGGTATCCTTAGGGTAGACGCAGCTCTGAAATTGCACTCAATCAACTATTCTGCAACTTATCTAAGCAGGCATCTATCTGGCCTTCACCAGCAACAAATGtgagtgtggattttttttaattcctataACCCAGATGGAAAGTGTTACCtaaataacttttatttattttatatcagggctggccaaatttactgaccctccgagccgcATAGAACAATCTacagaagttcgagagccgggGCATAACTGCCGGAGCTCGGGGCTGCTGCCCTGCGGGAGGCACTTACCGGAgctcggggctgaagccccattcctgctgaagccccgagccccggcaggcaCACTCCATGGAGCGGAAGCCCCGAGATCAtcctccccactgggcagaagcccctacccaaCCACCCCGCTGCAAGACAGAGGTCCTGAGCTTGCCCCacaagtctggtaggtggagaatggggggagcACTGGGGGCTCTGTGAGCCACACACTAATTTCAAAAGAGTCCCATGTGGCTCGTGAACCATGGTTTGGTCACCCCTATTTTATATAGACACACAgattggggtttttgtttgtttacatagatggagaaactgaggcaccgggtAGATTAAGTGGCTCGCACAAGGCCATCAACTGGGCCAATGGCAGAACAAGTCCCTGTCCAGTGCTCTAACTTCTAGACTACTCTTGATAGCTACACAGCTCCCAGATTTGCAGGTTCCTTTGCAACATGTGAGGCCTCTCCCCCTCACAGTGGGGCTGCAGTTCAGGATGACAGGATAGGCATTTTTAAACAGGGTTCATGTTGGAGCCCTGCCGCCCGGACCTCCCTCGATACTCTGCAGAAGGAGGGGGTGGATCCAGACGGTCTCACCTGCTGAAAGTTGAGCTGCAGCCCTTCCGAATTCTCTTGGGGTTTGATGGATAAGATGCAGTCGCCTTTGAGACAAGAAAACACCCAGTCCCGATTACTAATGGATGGTACTTACCTAGTCCCCCAATACTGCAATACCTGGGCACCATTCTCTAATGTTTTTATCCTCACAGCCCCCCCGTGAGCCAGAAcagggctattatccccattgtacagatggggaaacg
This window harbors:
- the MINDY1 gene encoding ubiquitin carboxyl-terminal hydrolase MINDY-1 isoform X1, with the protein product MEPRLEQVDPMATKGDDVNAEVTRPEICQAPLGLEEDAAGMEDGTQAAAGQGRMLNGQEPESPKGIAVTHSEEAPSGQGSLSCQQAACQEHEDTPKKDPSPRAGPSDKTKWLERGEPEGRADPKENQPPPSGSIRAGGVTSPPDDPIASPSPGSAEQASDATKARPPAGETEPDFYCVKWISWKGERTPIITQCENGPCPLLAIMNILFLQWKVKLSPQKEVITSDELMAHLGDCILSIKPQENSEGLQLNFQQNVNDAMMVLPKLSTGLDVNVRFTGVSDFEYTPECIVFDLLNVPLYHGWLVDPQSPDAAQAVGKLSYNQLVEKIITCKHSSDPNLVTEGLIAEQFLESTATQLTYHGLCELMAAVKEGELSVFFRNNHFSTMIKHQGHLYLLVTDQGFLQEEKVTWESLHNVDGDSCFCDAEFHLSHTLGKEAAGSSPQEQRQVDQDYMIALSLQQQQQGPSALSDLELARQLQQEEYQHHQQPAAPPAQGRAQPAGRPAGERRHRHKQESDCVLL
- the MINDY1 gene encoding ubiquitin carboxyl-terminal hydrolase MINDY-1 isoform X2; the encoded protein is MEPRLEQVDPMATKGDDVNAEVTRPEICQAPLGLEEDAAGMEDGTQAAAGQGRMLNGQEPESPKGIAVTHSEEAPSGQGSLSCQQAACQEHEDTPKKDPSPRAGPSDKTKWLERGEPEGRADPKENQPPPSGSIRAGGVTSPPDDPIASPSPGSAEQASDATKARPPAGETEPDFYCVKWISWKGERTPIITQCENGPCPLLAIMNILFLQWKVKLSPQKEVITSDELMAHLGDCILSIKPQENSEGLQLNFQQNVNDAMMVLPKLSTGLDVNVRFTGVSDFEYTPECIVFDLLNVPLYHGWLVDPQSPDAAQAVGKLSYNQLVEKIITCKHSSDPNLVTEGLIAEQFLESTATQLTYHGLCELMAAVKEGELSVFFRNNHFSTMIKHQGHLYLLVTDQGFLQEEKVTWESLHNVDGDSCFCDAEFHLSHTLGKEAAGSSPQEQRQVDQQQQQGPSALSDLELARQLQQEEYQHHQQPAAPPAQGRAQPAGRPAGERRHRHKQESDCVLL
- the MINDY1 gene encoding ubiquitin carboxyl-terminal hydrolase MINDY-1 isoform X3, producing MAHLGDCILSIKPQENSEGLQLNFQQNVNDAMMVLPKLSTGLDVNVRFTGVSDFEYTPECIVFDLLNVPLYHGWLVDPQSPDAAQAVGKLSYNQLVEKIITCKHSSDPNLVTEGLIAEQFLESTATQLTYHGLCELMAAVKEGELSVFFRNNHFSTMIKHQGHLYLLVTDQGFLQEEKVTWESLHNVDGDSCFCDAEFHLSHTLGKEAAGSSPQEQRQVDQDYMIALSLQQQQQGPSALSDLELARQLQQEEYQHHQQPAAPPAQGRAQPAGRPAGERRHRHKQESDCVLL